In the Deinococcus roseus genome, CCGTGTTGCTGGTGCCTGTGTTGTTGGCTGCATCGAACGCTTTTGCCGTGTAGGTGTGGTCTCCATTGTTGGCTTTGGTGTAATTGAGGTTCAGCTCGTAAGGAGCGGAGGTGTCTTCCCCGAGCTTGTTGGCCCCCTCATAGAATTCGACTTTTTTGACCCCCACGTTGTCTGTGGCTGCAGCTGTGAGTTTCACAGTCCCGGGGGCAGTCACAGCTGTACTGGAAGCACTGAGGGTGACACTGGGTGGCGTTTTGTCAGGTGCAGGTCCCGGGGGGTTGCATCCTGCCAGGACCGTCATGCCCAGCAGCGCGTGAACGAACAATTGTGGCCTGTAACGCATGTTCATGGTGCCTCCTCTGCAATGCAAATCTTGATTTGAAACTGTACGTTCCATTTTAGGGGCACAGCCAGCTGAAAAATGTGCACAATTTGCATCCTGCAAACTTTCACACGTCTTCAGCAAAGTACAGACCATCGAAAACCACCTGCAAAACCACCTCTCAGCCGTCCTGCAGGTGAAAAAAGCAGCTCAGTTCATCTGGTAGATGCCATTCTGGAAGATGAAATTCCACTTGCCATCAAAGAACTTGATGCGCTCTTCCAGCAGGGTGCCAGAGAAGGGAGGATCCCGGGTAAGCAGCACTTTGCCTTCTCTGTCCAGCACCACAAACTTGAGGCTGTAAAAACCATTCTGCTGGGTCAAAACCTCTCCATTTTCATTGACCGCCAGGATTTTAACGTTGGTGTTTGCTGTTGCATTGGTGATCTTTCTTCTGATCCCATCCGGCCCCCGCAGCCACACCTGCTTGATGTTGGAAGCATCCGGGTCCAGGTATGCCAGATGCTGGTCATTGAGGGCATACTCCGCTTCTTCCCAGCTGCCCAGAGAGTTGGACACTTCAGGACTCAACACCTGCTCCTGTCCATTGCGGTTTTCAAGGGTGCTGCGCAAGTAGGAGGTGCCCAGCGTGAAAACCACGGATGTTCCATTGTTTTCCTGATGCAGCACCATGCGGTTGGCAACCTGGGTCAGTTTGTTCAAAGACTGGTCAAACTGGTAAAGCTGGCCATCTGTGCCCATCCAGGTAACCACCCCATTGGCGGCCAGATTGCGGCCATCATCGGTCATGTACCAGCTTTCGAGATTGACCTCGATCTGTGTGACTTCTCCAGTGGTCAGGTTCTTGCGAAACACCCCTGCATCGGAAGACCACAGCACAAATTGGCCCACAGCCTGAAAATAAAACACCGGGCCTGTGATGGGCTGGTCAGGAAACCGGATGTCATACAGCGCTGCAAATGATCCAGGCATGACCGCCCGGTACACGGCTCCCGTGTCGGTCAGTCTGGCATCAAAGCCTGTGTCTGCCTGATCTGTATCGGTCAGGTAAGCCCCTTCAGGGAAAGAAACTTTGATTTGCTGGCCGGTTTTGGTGTTCAGCAGGACCAGAGCTTTCCCATGCTGGTAATCTTCGTAGAGCACGCGATCTGCATCCATGTCAAACACCCGGCCACTGAACAGGTGGGTCATCTGGTAACTGGGGTTGGTCAACTGAACTTCATAATCCACAGCAGCAATGTTGCCATGAAGGTCTGTGGCTTTCACCGTCAGCAAACTGTACACTTCATGTTCACGCAGCGGGCCAGGCACCTGGACCATGGCATCCAGCGCATTGACCCCCGCAGCCAGCACTTTTCCATCCTCTGCAATCACTTCAAGCTTGCAGGGGCCAGATTCGTCTGTGCAGGTTGCAACCATGTGCATGGGACCGGAAGTGCTCAGGCGCATGGTGGGATCGTAAGACAGATGGGACAGCACAGGTTTCGGGTTGTGAAAAAGCCGGGCTTTCCAGATGCGCTGGTGCCCTGCATCATCGGTGATTTTTCCCTGCAGGTGCAGTTCTCCAGAGGGCTGATCTTTCAGGTTCACCTCTCCAGACCACACCCCTCCTTTGTATTCAAAGGGGAAAACCTTGCCTGTTTCCAGCACTTTGATTTCCACTTCCTTGATGCCAACAGTGGAAGTGATGGGCAGGGTGACTTTGTAACCGGGATGCTCCGACCAGTACAGCACGTCTTCCACAAAACGGTTCCAGTCCACGTTCATGGACTCCCGGTATCCGGAATCTGGCACGACTTCCAGTGAGACATACCCCTTGACCGTTCCACAGGTGTATTCCAGCGTCACCATCCCTGTGGCATCACCGGGAGCAGTAAAAATGCCATAAACATCAATGCTGCCCTTGCCACTGGCCACCTTCCAGGGTGAAACACAACTGTCAGGCGTCAATTGCAACAACCTGGCAAAGACACGGGTCTGGTCTTCCTGTTCCACCAGCACATTGTTGACCCTGAACACCACCCCCTGATTGGTGGTGGTGAAGACCTGCAGGGTGGAGGTGATGGAAGGTTGCTTGCGGAAAGTGGCTTTGATGGTGGCAGTGGCCGAAGTTACACCTGTTGGAGCCGTGTATTCAAATGCTCCAGGGGTTTCTGTGGCTTTCAGGGTGCCCGGACCTTCCAGCACAACATCCACATCCTGAAGGGATGAAGAAATCAGGGTGGTGGCTCCCGGAGATAAAATCACCGCCTTTGCAGTGAGCTGCAAGAAGGCATTTGCCGAAATCGTCACCTGCACCACCACTGTTGCCTGGGCAAAATTGCCTGCAGTGTCAATGGCTTTTGCCGTGTAGGTGTGTTTGCCGTTGCTGGTCTGTGTGTAATCCAGGCTCAGGGTGTACGGTGCAGTGGCATCGCTGGACAGCAGAACATCACCCTCATAAAATTCCACCTTCTGCACAGCCACATTGTCTGAGGCTTCTGCTTTGATGGTCACATTCTGCAGGGCATCAACGTAAGTGTCGGAGGCCATGACCGTGACTGCAGGAGGGGTGCTGTCCAGATCCACAATGTTGACGTTCACTTTGACGGCACCACTGTTGCCTGTGTTGCTGGAGGTGTCAAAGACCTTGGCAGTGTAAGTGTGCTCTCCGTTGTTGGCTTTGGTGAAATTGAGGTTCAGCTCATAGGGGGCTGTGGTGTCTTCCCCGAGCTTGCTGGCCCCTTCGTAAAATTCGACTTTTTGGACGCCCACATTGTCGGTGGCAACTGCGGTCAACTTGACAGGGCCTGCTGTGGTCACGGCTGTGCTGGAAGCGTTCAATGTGACACTGGGTGGCGTTTTGTCAGGTGCAGGTCCTGAAGGGGCACAGGCG is a window encoding:
- a CDS encoding Ig-like domain-containing protein — its product is MKKLPFFPGWFALCCTGILLNACAPSGPAPDKTPPSVTLNASSTAVTTAGPVKLTAVATDNVGVQKVEFYEGASKLGEDTTAPYELNLNFTKANNGEHTYTAKVFDTSSNTGNSGAVKVNVNIVDLDSTPPAVTVMASDTYVDALQNVTIKAEASDNVAVQKVEFYEGDVLLSSDATAPYTLSLDYTQTSNGKHTYTAKAIDTAGNFAQATVVVQVTISANAFLQLTAKAVILSPGATTLISSSLQDVDVVLEGPGTLKATETPGAFEYTAPTGVTSATATIKATFRKQPSITSTLQVFTTTNQGVVFRVNNVLVEQEDQTRVFARLLQLTPDSCVSPWKVASGKGSIDVYGIFTAPGDATGMVTLEYTCGTVKGYVSLEVVPDSGYRESMNVDWNRFVEDVLYWSEHPGYKVTLPITSTVGIKEVEIKVLETGKVFPFEYKGGVWSGEVNLKDQPSGELHLQGKITDDAGHQRIWKARLFHNPKPVLSHLSYDPTMRLSTSGPMHMVATCTDESGPCKLEVIAEDGKVLAAGVNALDAMVQVPGPLREHEVYSLLTVKATDLHGNIAAVDYEVQLTNPSYQMTHLFSGRVFDMDADRVLYEDYQHGKALVLLNTKTGQQIKVSFPEGAYLTDTDQADTGFDARLTDTGAVYRAVMPGSFAALYDIRFPDQPITGPVFYFQAVGQFVLWSSDAGVFRKNLTTGEVTQIEVNLESWYMTDDGRNLAANGVVTWMGTDGQLYQFDQSLNKLTQVANRMVLHQENNGTSVVFTLGTSYLRSTLENRNGQEQVLSPEVSNSLGSWEEAEYALNDQHLAYLDPDASNIKQVWLRGPDGIRRKITNATANTNVKILAVNENGEVLTQQNGFYSLKFVVLDREGKVLLTRDPPFSGTLLEERIKFFDGKWNFIFQNGIYQMN